The Mesorhizobium sp. AR10 genome includes the window ACCGTCGTCGGCTTTTCAGGCAATTTCACCCGGCCGTCAAAGACGCGCGGCTTCGTCGAACAGGTGGTCAGGGACATTGCGCGCCAGCATGGCCTGTCGGCGAGCAGCTACGACGTGGAAGACCTCGGTCCATCGCTCGGCGGTGCCAAGTGGGCGCGCGACCTGGACGGACAGGCGCGGACCATTCTCGACGCCATCGTGAATGCCGATGTCCTGGTGGTGGGCTCGCCAACCTACAAGGGCAGCTACACCGGACTGTTCAAGCACTTCTTCGATCTCTTCGATCCCGTATCCTTGAAGGGCAAGCCGGTGGTGTTGCTGGCCACCGGCGGCGGCGAGCGGCATGCGCTGATCGTCGAGCATCAATTGCGGCCGCTGTTCGGCTTCTTCGAAGCCTTTGCGCTGCCGACCGCAGTTTACGCCACGGACAAGGATTTCAGTGACGGGGTGCTTCGGTCAGAGCCGATCCTAAAGCGCGTTGCGCAAGCCGTCGACGAGGTCGGATACGCGCTGTCCCACCGGTCCGCTGCCCAAAGGCTGGCAGCGGAGTAGGGCTGGGTTCCTGGTCCAAGTCGACGGGTCCTAGTTCTTGTCGACCGGCTTCGAGCGCATCCGCGAGACGGTCTCGCGTTCGGCCCGCTTGGAGCGCAGCGGCGGCAGGCCGCGATCGATCAGGTCCATGTCCTCCAGCACCATGTCGCCCATGCGCTTGAAGGCGATGTCGAGCGCGCCGGCGCGATGCGCCGAACGCAGGAAGCCGGGCAGGGCGCGGACCGCGTGGTCCTGCGCCAGCGGCTCTTCTGGGAAGACGTCGCTGGCGGCGACGATGTGGCCGCTGCGAACGGCGTCCATCAGCGCCGGAAAATCGACGACGCCGGCGCGGCTGAGCAGGATGAAGGTGGCGCCCTTGCGCATGCTGGCAAAGGCCTCAGCGCCGAGAAAGCCCTGGTTCTCGCTTGTGACCGACGCGACGACGAAGACGAAATCGCTGGTCGATAGCACCTCGTCCAGCGAGGCCGGCTCGACGCCATTCTCGATCAGGATCGACGGCGGCAGCCAAGGGTCGAAGACTTTGGTCCGCGTGCGAAAGCCCGACAGCAGCCGGTTGAGCGCACGGCCAAGATCGCCAAAGCCGATGATGCCGACATCCGCACCTGAGAGCAGCCGGGCTGTTTGATTGCCGTCGCCACCCCACAGCTCCTTGCCTTGCCGGAAGGCGAGATCGGCATCGACGATGTTGCGGGCGAGGTTGAGCGCCATGGCAAGGCCGAGTTCGGCCACCGGCTCGGCAAAGACCAGACCCGTGGTGACCACATGGATGCCACGCGCAAACAGCGTCTCATAGGGCATGTTGTTGAGGAGGTTGGTTTCGACATTGAAAACGCAGCGCAGCGCCTTCATCGCATCGAGCGTCTCCGGCGCGATCGGCGGCTGGCCGACGATGTAGCGCGCCTCGGCCAGCACATCGGCGGGCAGCTTGGCGACGCCGTCCGGCGTTGTCTCGACGATGCAGTACTTCGCCCTGAGGCGTCCAAGCTGCGGTGGTGTGAAGATGAGGTCGAGCGTGCGTGGTTCAGGCGCGCTGATGACCAGCGGCAAGGCGCTGTCGGACATGGTAAATCCTCCCGGCGCGATCCGCATCGCGCCACTCAAGAATTCTGTTTTACCTAGGATTAAACGATTTACAACTGCGAAAAATCGATTTACCGATTGTACCGCGAGGCAAATTGCAGCGGCCCTCGCCCTCGGGAGGAGGACTATGGCGCATCGGCAAGCCCAGCAGCGGCGTCCGTCGATCCACGACGTGGCAAGCCGCGCCGGCGTGTCCGCCGCCACCGTTTCCAAGGTCATGCAGGGCGTGACAACAGTAAAGCCCGAAAATGCGCAGCGCGTCTTCGATGCCGTCGAGATGTTGGGCTACCGCGTCGACCCGCTGGCCTCCGACATGCGGCGGGCCAAGCGCCGCATCATCGGCGCCATCATGCCGGAGTTCGAGAGCGAATTCTTCGGCCAGATGGTCACCCAACTCGAAAGCCTGGCCGAGCAGCGCGGCTATACGCTGGTGGCGGCGTCCAGCCGTGAATCGGAAGCGCGCGAAAAGGAAATCCTGGCGCGCATGCATGACTGGCGGGTCGCCGGCGTGGTGCTGGCGCCGGTGCGCAACGAGCATGGACCGGCGGCCGCATTCATGAAGCTGAACGGCATGACCGGCGTGCTGATCGACCGCGTGCTGGCCGACGATGCCTTCGATACGGTCTCGGCCGATAGCGCCGCCGCCAGCGGCGAAGTGGCGCGCGAACTTCTCGGCAAGGGCCATCGTCACATCCTCTTGGTCGGTCTCGGAGAGCAGGCGGCGACGGTGCGGGCCCGTCTCGACGGTTTTCGCGCCAAGGCGCTGGAACTGGTGCCGGACGTCCGCATCGATGTCGTCCTTTCGGAGAGCGACGTCGAACCGCTGAGAACGCTGCTGCGCGACTATTTCGACAAGGGCGCCAATGGAGGCGAACGTCCGACGGCGGTTTATTCTCTGTTTCTCAAGGGCACGCTGGTGGCGCTTTCCGAATTCCGGCGGCGCGGCTGGCATTGCCCGAACGACATCTCGCTGGTCGGCTTCGACGACGCCGAATGGATGCAGGTGACATGGCCGGCCATCGCCGCCGTGGTGCAGCCGGTCCGGCAGATCGCCGTCCAGGCGATGGATGTGTTGTTTCGCAGGATCGAAGGAGAGGACGGTCCGCCCAAGGCGCGGCTCGAGCCTTGCAAGGTTTTGATGCGGGAATCCGTTGGCTCGCCAGGCAACGGCCCGCATTCCGGGGGAGGAGACCGACAATAGCCCCCATTGTCGAAGACGGACCAAAGGCGCCGGACCTGGCTGTGGCTCACGGCGCGTGATATCAACCGGAGGATAAAATGACATCACTTGTTCTGAAGATAAATCGATTTACTTTGGCTTTGGGCGTTGCAATGGCGCTTTCGGCCGTCACCGTGGCGAAAGCCGAGGACGGCGAATACGGCGTGCTGATGAAGACGCTGGCCAACCCGTTCTGGGGCGCGATGGGCCAGGGCGTCGAGGAGGGCGCCAAGGAAGCCGGCGTGAAGTACTTCCAGCAGGCGGCAGAAAGCGACCAGGCAGCGGAACCGCAGCTCAACCTGTGCAACACCATGCTTGAACGCAAGCCGGTGGCGATGATCACCGCCGCCATCAACTCGACAAATCTGCTGCCGTGCCTGAAGGCGGCGCAGGATGCCGGCATCAAGGTGGTCGATCTCGACGGCAATCTCGATCCGGCAGTGCTGGACAAGGAAGGCATCAAGATCACCTTCCGCATCGGTTCCGACAATGTCGCGGCCGGCGGGCAGGGCGCCGAATATCTCGTCTCCAAGCTCGGCAAGGACGCCAAGGGTCCGGTGCTGGTGATCGAGGGTCTTTCGGGCAACATCACCGGCGAGAAGCGCGCCAAGGGTTTTGCCGACAAGCTCAAGGAATTGGCGCCAGGGCTGGAAATCGTCGCTTCGCTGCCGGGCGACTGGGATCGCGGCAAGGCGGCGTCGATCGCCACCGATACGCTGACGGCGCATCCCGATCTCGTTGCCATCTTCTGCGCCAATGACGGCATGGCGCTGGGCGCGGTGGAATCTGTCTACGCCGCCGGCAAGGGCGAGCAGGTGACGATCATCGGCGTCGACGGAAATTCCGACGCGGTCAAGTCGATCAAGGATGGCCGCCTCAACGCCTCGGTGGCACAGCTGCCTTACCTGGTTGGCAAGCAGGCGGTCGAGAACGTCAAGAAGGCGATCGCCGGTGACAAGGTCGAGGCCGACATCGCCGTGCCGACGCTGGTGCTGACCAAGGATGTGCTCGACGCCGGCAAGGAACCGATGCTCGAATATGTGAAATAGTCCTCCCGGACGGGCTGGCGCGGGTTTAACCTGCGCCAGCCAACTTTTCCCGAGAAGTGAGGCAATATGGCTTCTGAAATGGCGCAGCCCGGTTTCTGGGCTCGGGTGCAGCGTGCATCCGTCGAACGGCTCCACATAAGGCTGGAATCGCTGGTCGTTCTGCTGGCGCTGAGCGCGGTGATGGCGGTGCTGTCGCCGTACTTCCTGTCGCTCAGCAATTTTCTCAACATCCTTTTGGCGACGTCGACGATCGGCGTGCTGGCGATCGCCGCCACGTTCGTCATCGGTTCCGGCGGCCTTGACCTCTCGCTCGGCTCGGTCATGGGGCTGGCCGGCGTGGCCGGCGCCTTCGTTGCCGTCAACCTTGGCTGGCCTTCGGTGTTCGCCGTCATTGCCTGCATACTCGCCGGTGGCATCGCCGGCAACATCAATGGCCAACTGGTCACTCGTGCCTTCGTACCCGCCTTTATCGTCACGCTTGGCATGCTTGGTCTGGCGCGTGGCCTGGCGCTGGTGATCTCGGAAGGCAGGGCGATCTACGGACTGCCCGCAGCGATTATCTATATCGGCCAGGGCCGACCACTGGGCATTCCAATGCCGGTCATCCTGCTCGTGCTCACGGCTGTTGTGGCGCATTGCGTGCTCGCCTACACGCGCTTCGGCCGCCACACGCTGGCGCTCGGCGACAGCGAGGGCGCGGCGCGCGCGGCAGGCATCCGCGTCGAATACCATCGCCGCATCATCTACACTCTGTCCGGTGCACTGGCTGGTCTTGCCGGGTTGCTGTTCACGGCCCGCGTCAACGCCGGCGACCCGACCGCGGGCATCAACTACGAGCTGACCGCCATTACGGCCGCGATCATCGGTGGCACCAACCTGTTCGGCGGGCGCGCCTCGATCCTGGGCACGATGATCGGCGCGCTGATCATGGGTGTGCTGCAGAACGGACTGACGCTGCTCGCCGTGCAATCCTACTATCAGCAGATGGCGATCGGCGCCGTGCTGATCCTGGCGGTATTCATCGACCAGTATCAGGTGCGCAAGGAGTCACGCGTATGACCCTGCTCACCCTCCACGGCATCCGCAAGAGTTTTGGCGCGGTCGATGTGCTGCATGGCGTCGACCTCTCGGTCGAGGCGGGCGAAGTGGTCGGCCTCGTCGGCGACAACGGCGCCGGCAAGTCGACGCTGATGAAGACCATCACCGGCATCTACCGTGCCGATTCCGGATCGATCGAACTCAACGGCAAGGACATTCTGCCTCTTGATCCCGGCCAGCGGCGCGAACTCGGCATCGAGATGATCTACCAGGATCTGTCGCTGGCCAAGCAACAGGATGTGGCGAGCAACATCTTCCTCGGCCGTGAGCCGACCAGGAAACTGTTCGGCCTGTTGCCGGGCTTCGTCGACAAGGCCGAGATGGACCGGCAGGCGGCAAAGATGATCGAGCGGCTCGGGGCGCATCTGCCCTCGATCAACCGCTCGGTCGGGTCGTTCTCGGGCGGTCAGCAGCAGACGGTGGCGATCGCCCGGGCGCTCACCTTCAACCCCAAGCTGGTGATCATGGACGAGCCGACAGCGGCACTTGCCGTGCGCGAGGTGCAGAGCGTGCTCGACCTGATCCGGCGGCTGAAGTCGGAAGGCATCGCCGTCATCCTCATCTCGCACCGGCTGAACGACGTGCTTTCGGTCACCGACCGCATCGTTGTGCTGCGTCACGGCCGGGCCGAGGCAGACCTGATCACCGCCAAGACCAACATGAACGAAGTCGTCAGCCGCATCGTCGGCGGCGGCGATGTCAGTGCTGCCGCGGCGCACGAACAAAGAGGCTGATCGATGAACACCTTTGGACTGCACACTTTCGCCGTCGCCCCGGTCTGGGATCTTGACCTGATCGAGCCGCAGATGGAGCGGCTGAAGGCGCTGGGCATTGGCCTGCTGGAGATCCCGCTGCTCAGACCCGAAGAGATCGACACCAAGCGCACGCGCGCCTTCGCCGAACGTCAGGGCGTCGAGCTGATCCCGTCGCTCGGCCTGCCCCGGACGCTCGACGTGGTCGAGCGGCCGGACGAGGCGTTGGCGTTTCTTGAGCCGGCCTTCAAAGTTTGCAACGAGGTTGGCGCCAAAGCGCTCGGCGGTGTCACCTACGGCACGATCGGCAAGACGTCAGGTCGAGCGCCGACAGCTGGAGAAATCGACGGCATGTGCCGTTTCCTTGTGCGCGCCGCGAAAGCTGCGAAGGCGCATGGGCTGAAGCTCGGCATCGAGCCCTGCAATCGCTACGAGACGCATCTGATCAACCGCGGCATCGATGCGACGCGGATTATCGAGCGCGTCGGCGCCGACAACATCTTCATCCACCTCGACACCTATCACATGCATATAGAGGAGGAGAGCTTTGCCGCCGGCTTTGCGGCAGCCGCACCCTTCCTCGGCTATGTCCATGTCTCGGAGGCCAATCGCGGCGTGCCGGGGCGCGGCATGCTCAACTGGGCGGCTTGCATGCAGGCGATCGCCGCCATCGGCTACACCGGCGCCATCACGCTCGAAAGCATGAACCATGTCGATGTCGACATTGCCGGCGGGCTGGCAGTGTGGCGGCCGGTGGCGGACAATCCGAGCGACGTCATCGAGGTCGGGTTGCCATTCCTGCGCGAGGAAGCGCGCAAGGCCGGGCTGACGCTGGGGTGAGAGGCCGGTGCATCTAGTCGCCGATCGTCGGGCCGTTGATGCAGATCGAGGCTAGGGTGACTCAGGCGTTTTGGCTGGCCGCCTCGCGGATGGTTTGCAGCAGGATGGAGAAGGCCGGCGAGGGGGCGATGTCTGTACGCATGGTCAGGCCGACCGGCCCCTTGGTTTCCTCGGTGTTGACCGGCAAAGCGACGAACGCGCCGCTGCTGATTTCGTTGGCGACGACGCCGGCCGAAATGATCCAGACGGCGTCGCTCTGGCGCATGAAGGCACGGCCGAAGGAATCCGAGACGGTTTCGATCTCCGTTGCCGGCGCCGTCATGCCATTGGTGATGAACAAGCGGTCGACAAAGGGACGGATGACCGATTCCCGTGTTGGCATCAGCACCGGAAACTCGTCGAGCCGTGCGAACACGTCCTGGCCCGGCTGCAGCAACGGGTGGCCCGAGCGCACCACGAACAACACCTGTTCCGAATAAAGATGCTCGAAGAAGAAGCCGGTCATGTTTTCGGGTGCGGCAAGCCGCCCGACGACGAGGTCGAGTGCGCCGACACGCAATTGTTCGAGCAGCACCGCATTCTCGCCGGTGACGATCTTGATCGCAGCCCCGGTGTTCTCCTTGAGGAACAGGCTCATGGCGAGCGGCATCACCCGCGCCGACACCGTAGGCAGTGCGCCGATGCGGATCGGGTGGCGGTTGACTGCCCCGTCCTGCCTGACGGAATCGACGCCGCGTTTCAGCGCTGTTATCGCCGTGCCGGCATGGGCAAGGAAGATTTCACCGAGGCGTGTCA containing:
- a CDS encoding LacI family DNA-binding transcriptional regulator; amino-acid sequence: MAHRQAQQRRPSIHDVASRAGVSAATVSKVMQGVTTVKPENAQRVFDAVEMLGYRVDPLASDMRRAKRRIIGAIMPEFESEFFGQMVTQLESLAEQRGYTLVAASSRESEAREKEILARMHDWRVAGVVLAPVRNEHGPAAAFMKLNGMTGVLIDRVLADDAFDTVSADSAAASGEVARELLGKGHRHILLVGLGEQAATVRARLDGFRAKALELVPDVRIDVVLSESDVEPLRTLLRDYFDKGANGGERPTAVYSLFLKGTLVALSEFRRRGWHCPNDISLVGFDDAEWMQVTWPAIAAVVQPVRQIAVQAMDVLFRRIEGEDGPPKARLEPCKVLMRESVGSPGNGPHSGGGDRQ
- a CDS encoding substrate-binding domain-containing protein, whose protein sequence is MTSLVLKINRFTLALGVAMALSAVTVAKAEDGEYGVLMKTLANPFWGAMGQGVEEGAKEAGVKYFQQAAESDQAAEPQLNLCNTMLERKPVAMITAAINSTNLLPCLKAAQDAGIKVVDLDGNLDPAVLDKEGIKITFRIGSDNVAAGGQGAEYLVSKLGKDAKGPVLVIEGLSGNITGEKRAKGFADKLKELAPGLEIVASLPGDWDRGKAASIATDTLTAHPDLVAIFCANDGMALGAVESVYAAGKGEQVTIIGVDGNSDAVKSIKDGRLNASVAQLPYLVGKQAVENVKKAIAGDKVEADIAVPTLVLTKDVLDAGKEPMLEYVK
- the pcaQ gene encoding pca operon transcription factor PcaQ encodes the protein MVESRIRFRHLQAFLEVARQRSVARAADFLHVSAPAVTKTLRELEEALGVAVVERDGRGIRVTRLGEIFLAHAGTAITALKRGVDSVRQDGAVNRHPIRIGALPTVSARVMPLAMSLFLKENTGAAIKIVTGENAVLLEQLRVGALDLVVGRLAAPENMTGFFFEHLYSEQVLFVVRSGHPLLQPGQDVFARLDEFPVLMPTRESVIRPFVDRLFITNGMTAPATEIETVSDSFGRAFMRQSDAVWIISAGVVANEISSGAFVALPVNTEETKGPVGLTMRTDIAPSPAFSILLQTIREAASQNA
- the msuE gene encoding FMN reductase; this encodes MPNPTVVGFSGNFTRPSKTRGFVEQVVRDIARQHGLSASSYDVEDLGPSLGGAKWARDLDGQARTILDAIVNADVLVVGSPTYKGSYTGLFKHFFDLFDPVSLKGKPVVLLATGGGERHALIVEHQLRPLFGFFEAFALPTAVYATDKDFSDGVLRSEPILKRVAQAVDEVGYALSHRSAAQRLAAE
- a CDS encoding hydroxyacid dehydrogenase; translated protein: MSDSALPLVISAPEPRTLDLIFTPPQLGRLRAKYCIVETTPDGVAKLPADVLAEARYIVGQPPIAPETLDAMKALRCVFNVETNLLNNMPYETLFARGIHVVTTGLVFAEPVAELGLAMALNLARNIVDADLAFRQGKELWGGDGNQTARLLSGADVGIIGFGDLGRALNRLLSGFRTRTKVFDPWLPPSILIENGVEPASLDEVLSTSDFVFVVASVTSENQGFLGAEAFASMRKGATFILLSRAGVVDFPALMDAVRSGHIVAASDVFPEEPLAQDHAVRALPGFLRSAHRAGALDIAFKRMGDMVLEDMDLIDRGLPPLRSKRAERETVSRMRSKPVDKN
- a CDS encoding sugar phosphate isomerase/epimerase family protein, producing MNTFGLHTFAVAPVWDLDLIEPQMERLKALGIGLLEIPLLRPEEIDTKRTRAFAERQGVELIPSLGLPRTLDVVERPDEALAFLEPAFKVCNEVGAKALGGVTYGTIGKTSGRAPTAGEIDGMCRFLVRAAKAAKAHGLKLGIEPCNRYETHLINRGIDATRIIERVGADNIFIHLDTYHMHIEEESFAAGFAAAAPFLGYVHVSEANRGVPGRGMLNWAACMQAIAAIGYTGAITLESMNHVDVDIAGGLAVWRPVADNPSDVIEVGLPFLREEARKAGLTLG
- a CDS encoding ABC transporter permease, whose product is MASEMAQPGFWARVQRASVERLHIRLESLVVLLALSAVMAVLSPYFLSLSNFLNILLATSTIGVLAIAATFVIGSGGLDLSLGSVMGLAGVAGAFVAVNLGWPSVFAVIACILAGGIAGNINGQLVTRAFVPAFIVTLGMLGLARGLALVISEGRAIYGLPAAIIYIGQGRPLGIPMPVILLVLTAVVAHCVLAYTRFGRHTLALGDSEGAARAAGIRVEYHRRIIYTLSGALAGLAGLLFTARVNAGDPTAGINYELTAITAAIIGGTNLFGGRASILGTMIGALIMGVLQNGLTLLAVQSYYQQMAIGAVLILAVFIDQYQVRKESRV
- a CDS encoding ATP-binding cassette domain-containing protein, with amino-acid sequence MTLLTLHGIRKSFGAVDVLHGVDLSVEAGEVVGLVGDNGAGKSTLMKTITGIYRADSGSIELNGKDILPLDPGQRRELGIEMIYQDLSLAKQQDVASNIFLGREPTRKLFGLLPGFVDKAEMDRQAAKMIERLGAHLPSINRSVGSFSGGQQQTVAIARALTFNPKLVIMDEPTAALAVREVQSVLDLIRRLKSEGIAVILISHRLNDVLSVTDRIVVLRHGRAEADLITAKTNMNEVVSRIVGGGDVSAAAAHEQRG